TCAGAATATTTCATTTGATGTTCACCAGGGTGAGGTTTTCGGTTTTCTGGGCCCCAATGGTGCAGGAAAAACCACGACCATCCGCCTGATACTTGACCTGCTCAGGCCTTCGGCAGGCACTATTGAAATTTTTGGCATAAACCTGGCTCAGAACTCTTTTGAAATTCGCCGCAGATGCGGATACCTTCCCGGTAGTTTTTCCGCATACGGCAACCTGAACGGAATGGAATTCCTTCATCTGTGTGCAGACCTCAGGAATATTCCCCGGAAGGTCGATCCGAAATTGCTTGACAGGTTTGGGCTATCAGGCAAAAACCTGGAACAGAAAATCAAGTACCTTTCTCATGGCACATTACAGAAATTAGGTATTATCCAGGCATTTTTCCACCATCCCGAATTACTGATCCTCGATGAGCCCACCACCGGACTGGATCCCCTGATGCAGGAAGCTTTCTACGATCTTCTTAAGGAGCAAATGAATAAAGGGTGCACGATCTTTTTTTCTTCCCACAACCTGGCAGAAGTTGAAAGGATCTGCCACCGGCTGGCGATCATCAGGAAAGGCGAAATAGAAAGGGTGGATTCGATA
The nucleotide sequence above comes from Bacteroidales bacterium. Encoded proteins:
- a CDS encoding ABC transporter ATP-binding protein — its product is MDLKPVIQIQGLSKFYGKITGVQNISFDVHQGEVFGFLGPNGAGKTTTIRLILDLLRPSAGTIEIFGINLAQNSFEIRRRCGYLPGSFSAYGNLNGMEFLHLCADLRNIPRKVDPKLLDRFGLSGKNLEQKIKYLSHGTLQKLGIIQAFFHHPELLILDEPTTGLDPLMQEAFYDLLKEQMNKGCTIFFSSHNLAEVERICHRLAIIRKGEIERVDSIESLRKMLKKRLRFTLSQPAGDFMLPGAEFCSRQDLTYEYLIHGDIRMILKKLAELPPFLPNCRKRCGSFSRRAFSAP